A portion of the Rhinopithecus roxellana isolate Shanxi Qingling chromosome 19, ASM756505v1, whole genome shotgun sequence genome contains these proteins:
- the LOC104659916 gene encoding 40S ribosomal protein S4, X isoform-like, with product MARGPKKHLKRVAAPKHWMLDKLTGVFAPRPSTGPHKLRECLPLIIFLRNSLKYALTGDEVKKICMQRFIKIDGKVRTDITYPAGFMDVISIDKTGENFRLIYDTKGRFAVHRITPEEAKYKLCKVRKIFVGTKGIPHLVTHDARTIRYPDPLIKVNDTIQIDLETGKITDFIKFDTGNLCMVTGGANLGRIGVITNRERHPGSFDVVHVKDANGNSFATRLSNIFVIGKGNKPWISLPRGKGIRLTIAEERDKRLAAKQSSG from the coding sequence ATGGCTCGTGGTCCCAAGAAGCATCTGAAGCGGGTAGCAGCTCCAAAGCATTGGATGCTGGATAAATTGACCGGTGTGTTTGCTCCTCGTCCATCCACCGGTCCCCACAAGTTGAGAGAGTGTCTCCCCCTCATCATTTTCCTAAGGAACAGTCTTAAGTATGCCCTGACAGGAGATGAAGTAAAGAAGATTTGCATGCAGCGGTTCATTAAGATCGATGGCAAGGTCCGAACTGATATAACCTACCCTGCTGGATTCATGGATGTCATCAGCATTGACAAGACGGGAGAGAACTTCCGTCTGATCTATGACACCAAGGGTCGCTTTGCTGTACATCGTATTACACCTGAGGAGGCCAAGTACAAGTTATGCAAAGTGAGAAAGATCTTTGTGGGCACAAAAGGAATCCCTCATCTGGTGACTCATGATGCCCGCACCATCCGCTACCCCGATCCCCTCATCAAGGTGAATGATACCATTCAGATTGATTTGGAGACTGGCAAGATTACTGATTTCATCAAGTTCGACACTGGTAACCTGTGTATGGTGACTGGAGGTGCTAACCTGGGAAGAATTGGTGTGATCACCAACAGAGAGAGGCATCCTGGATCTTTTGATGTGGTTCACGTGAAAGATGCCAATGGCAACAGCTTTGCCACTCGACTTTCCAACATTTTTGTTATTGGCAAGGGCAACAAACCATGGATTTCTCTTCCCCGAGGAAAGGGTATCCGCCTCACCATTgctgaagagagagacaaaagactGGCGGCCAAACAGAGCAGTGGGTGA